Part of the Flavobacterium sp. MDT1-60 genome, TTGTGAGATTATAAGAATGAAAATATTTTTAATATAAAATTGAAAGATAAGATCAAGCCAATTATAGTTAAGGTTGTCAACCCCAAATATAAGCGAAGACTTTGAAATTCATTGATAGGAAAATTTCTTAAAAAATATTTTAGAACATTTTTACGGTTGTAAATGCAAAACAAAAGAAGCGTTATAAAAATTAAAAAGAATATAAATTCTAATATAAAAGCATCATTTTCTTGTTGAGAACTATTCTCTAAAAATATTTTATTCATGAAATTTTGTAAAGATTATTTTTGAGGATATAATTTTTGTAATTCTATTACTGAAACGGAAACCATTTCTTTGAGAATTTCTACATTAATATCACTTAGTTTTTTGATGTAAATACAACCTTTAGCCGCTCTATGTTTTCCTAATTTAGAAAGTAAATCCTCTCTATTTTCTTCAGACAGATAAGTATAAAGCGAAATAGCGGCTTTTCTTGGCGAGAACCCTGCAAGGGGTGCATCGCCTTCGTGCCCACTGGCATATTTGTAATGGTAACTTCCAAAACCAATAATGCTTGGTCCCCACATTTTAGGTTCAAAACCAGTTACTTTCTGCATTATTGTAATCAATTCGGCAGTATCATTTCTTTTTGCTGCATCATCTACAAAAGTGTTTATAAAATCTATAACACTGGTTTCTGTTTCAGTAGTTTTATTTTTTGCCATGGCTTATTTTTTTGGATGAAGTAAATCGCTTTTAAAGAGAATATTTTTGATTTTACTTTCAGAAGCATAAAACAAGTTTGAATCTTCATTCATCTGATTTTCTAAAACGATCAAACTCATATCACTTTCGGGGAAATACAAATTTATGGAAGAAAACCCATCCCCAAGACCGGTATGTCCAACATATTTTACAGCATCTTTTTCAATTATTCTAATGCCATAACCGTAGCCTTCTTTTTCTTTTCCAAAGAAATTGTGTTGTGCTGTTATGTTGTATTTAAACATTAATTGATAACTTTCTGGTTTTAGCAGTTTTCCTTTATGGAAATTTTCATTCCAAATCGCTAAATCGCCAACGGTTGAAACAATTCCGCAAGAAGGAGTATTTTCTTTAGTAATCATGGTTTGATTCACTATTTCGAAAGTGCCTTTAGTGTTAATATAACCTGAGACTAAATTTTCAATTTTATCTTTTGAATAACAAAATGTATTTTTCATCTTTAACTTTTTGAAAAATGCATTTGCTACTTCGGAGTAGCTTTTTTTAGTGGTAACTTCAATTATTTTCCCCAAAAAAGGATAGCCCATATTTCCATATTTAAATTCGGTTCCGGGTTTAAACAATAGCGGTTTTTCTAAGTCGACTATTCCGTGCGTGTGATTTAATAATTGATGAACAGTCACAGAATCTGCCCAGGTTTGTTTCAGTTCCGGCAAATATTTTTTAATGGGTGCCTGCAAATTGATTCGCCCTTGTTCGACTTCTTTCATAATTAAAACGGCTGTAATCTGTCTCGTGTTCGACATAATTTCAAACTGACTGTCTAATTTTAAAGGTTTTTTAGTCTCAAAATTGACAAAACCGTAAGCTTTATTATACAAGGTTTTTCCGTTCTGGCCAATCAGAATTACACCATTAAATTTAGGATCGGCAACTTTAATTAAACTGTCAATTTGAGCAGCATAATTCTTTTTTTGAGCAAATGAATTGTAGTTCGAAAATAATAAAACGAAAGAGATAAAGAAGGAAATACGGAAAATTGAGCTCATTAAAAGTTTTTTGGTTTTAGGTTTAATTTCAGTTTTTTTGTTTCAGGTTTGCAGTCTCAGTCTCAGTCACAGTCCCAGTTGACAGTTACGAGGCTGAAAACTGCGACTTCGACTGAAAACTCATTTCAGAACATTCCGTTTTCGTTAATCGTTTCTTTTGGAATCGCTTGTCCCAAATCCCAAAGTTCTACTATTTTGTCTGCTTCAAATCTAAAAATATGCACGACGGCCGCGCCTAAGTCAGTTGAATTTTGTTTAACACAGGAGTGTACCGCAACCAAATCGCCGTCTCTTAAAGCATGATGAATTTTGAAAGTCTTATTCGGATTTTTTCTGGAAGATTCTTCCATGGCTATCATCAAAGTATTGGCATCGCCTTTAAAATAAGCATTATGGTGTTTGAAATTCTCGCCTATATAAAGCCTGAAAGCTTCGTGTGAATGCCCATTTGCAGCGAGTTTTAAAAATTCCTGGGCAATATATTTCTTAGTCATGATTCTAAAATTAAAAACAAACTAAGTTATGAAATTTAGAAGTATGTTTTCAAGTAAATAAAGCCGGAAATTTGAAGTTTTTTAGAGATTTTCTGATTTGATCTGAGAAGTGTCAATACCCAATTTTTTAAATTCTTTTTAACCTAATTCGGTAATGTAAAAATGTTTATCGGTGAAATAAAATTACTTTTCTAGGCTCTTCTTTTGACCAATTTAATTGCTAAATAAGCCATTGGAATATAAGCAAAAACTAAATCTACAACCGTAAACCACATTGGCGAAGGCAGAGAGCAAACACTTACAATACCACCTAACAAAAAGAAAGCTCCAATAATTAAACCCAGTTTTGTTTTGTGATTGAATGCCAATAAAGCGGTTGTGATTGCGCCAGCAAATGTCCCGATTGCATGTGCCAAAAATGGAAAAATAAAATGTTTTGGTTCAAACAAATGCATCGTTTTTTGCAAACCTTCCATAGTTGTATTATCAGCTCCGTCCGGGGGCGGAATAATAGAACCGCTCATTAAAATTATACTCATGTTTACAATGCTTCCAACAAAAAGACCAGCAATTACGGCCAAAGTATTTCTTAAAACAGGGTTCATAAATTTTGGTTTTTAGTTGCACTAATTTATGAAAATTATCGATAGTATAGTGAACCAAATCTATTATTCTGTTATCCTAATTACTTCGCGCTCAGTTTTCTTTCGTTTTCCGTTTGCGGTTTGTCTTTGCCGTTGGGCTGACCTTTTCCGGTTGTAATCAATTTTTTTAAGCTATTCTGAATATAATTCGTCCAGGAATCTCTACAAATATCAAAACATTCATAATCCGGAACCAGGCCAACATGTGTAAAACGAAGCTCCGTTTTTTCGTCTTTTTCTGAAATCTCAAAAGTTGGTTTTGTACCTGTCCATTCTGTTTCGTCTTCAGTGAATTTGAAATAGTTTTTCTCCACCAGCCAAACAATTTTCTGGTTCGGAATGACTTCAATCAATTTAACTTTACAGCGATGTACATCTTCATAATGATAGTCAAATTCATCATTCAGTTTGCCTGTATTGCCATCAATTTGTTCAGACCACCAGCCGCGAACATTGGTAACGGCATTAAAAACTTCTTCCGGAGATTGTTCAACTATTAGGGTTGTGGTAAAATCTTGCGCACTCATTTTATATCATTTTTAGAAAGTTAAATAACAAATTTACGTTCTAAAAATCAATATGTTAGGGTGTTTGTGAGACAATTTTAAGGGGCGTTTCAGACAGGTTGGAATTTTAGATTTTAGATTTTTTGAATTTAATACCTGCTAATCAGTATTTTTACTCTCTCATAATATCCATTCTGCTTATTTTCTCGTCTTGTATTTCAAAAATAACCACTTGTTCTTTTTTCTCATTAATTCCATTTCGCCCATAAACATATTCATGCACTATGGCTTTATTATTAAAGTAAATAGTTTTTATAAATTCGGCATTCAAATCAGGAGATTGTTCAAATAGTCTAACAAACATTTCTTCACATTCTTTTTTGCCATTAATTACTAATGAATAATCTGAAAAATTATAAATCTTGGTGTCTTCAGTATATAGGGACATCATGTTTATAATGTCTTTGTTATTAAATGCAGACATTTGTCTGTCAATGATTTCTTCTATTGTCATTTTAAAATAAAATATTTTAGATTTTCCTTATTAGTCCAATTAATAAATTAATAATAAAAATTAGGACAGCCTTTCCAATCCTTCTTCCAAATTACTCACAAAATTGATTTGTCGGTTTTTATTACTTTCAAAAATAAAGTCTTTAACGCTTTTACTTTCATATTTTTTAAAGTCACCAATAATTGCCAAACGTACCCTGAAATTGGAGAACTTTTGAAGTATTTCGCCGGCAATTCTGTTTTTCAAATCAAAGAAAAGAGGCATTATGTTTTTCTCATAAAGAATAATTCTGTCAAAATCCTGATAATAAATGTCGACCAATAACTGAGCGCCCTCTTCAATAGAATTAATTAGAATCTCTTCGCTAACTATTTCGGCAATCCTTGTATTGTTTATGATATGGGTTTCTAATTTCATTTTTGATATAAGTTAGCCAAAATAATCTTTTATTTTTTGAACAACTTCTTCAATTTGTTTCATATGATACTCCATCACTTTCTCCAATTCTAAAGTCCCGCCTAAAATCAGCATTTCTTTATTTTCGAAACGTTTTCCAAGTCGGTCTTCCAGCATAATGGTTTCCATACTTTGTGCCATATTTATTTCGGATAAAAACTCATTTGGATGTCCGGCTGTGCAAATCACAAGCCCAAACGGAATGATTTTCATCTTTTGAGAAGTATCATTTTGCCCGTACGCATATCCAACAGAATAAACCCGATCAAACCAGCCTTTTAATTTTGCCGGACAATCACTCCACCAAACCGGATAAAGAAAAATAATGCAATCCGCTTTTTCGATTTTGTCATGTTCATCCAAAACGTCATTAGAAATTGGAAGTTCTGTTTTGGCAAATCCTTCTCGTTCATATTCCTCTTTAGACATATCGCTCTGGAAATTCATATCGTATAAATCCGAAATTTCAAGATTCCAGTTTTGTTTTGAAATTTTGGATTTCAAATGTTCCAGAACCTGAAAAGTGTAGGACTTTTTACTCGGATGACTGTAAACAAGTAAGATATTCATAATCGATATTAATAAAGTTTGTTTTTTTGCTTCACGAACCCATTTTGGAGCGTTATCAATATTTTGGCGCAATAATAAATTCAATTGTGCCGCGTGATGCTGCACATGGCGCATGTTATAAAGTAAAATTTCAACAACATTGTAGCGCATTGTTCCCGATTCATTTTCCCAATTACTTCTATAAATTTCATCCGTCATCGTAGCAATCAGATTACGACATTTTTCTCTGCAAAATTCTAAATAAGTCAATACTTCCTTTTTTGTATAAACTCTTTCAGGCATCCTGTCTTCAAATTCTGAAAGAGAAAAGGGCGCTGGAGGGGTAAAACCTCTCGGATCAAGAGTTAAATAATAATCCAGAAAAAAGGCACAATGAAAGGCATTATATCCAAATTGCTGTTCCGTATCCCAAAGTGATTCCGGACAAAATTCAATAGCATTTTTTAACATATCAATGCTTCCGCCAAATTGCCTCCAAAGTATTTCTTTTAAAGAATGGTCCATAACAGATTTTTTTTCTTAAACGAAAATACAAATTAAACCTGAGTAGAAATAAAATAAAAAATGCTCTTCAATTTTTGACGAGCATTTTTTTATTCGGAAGCAGAAGGTTTCATTTTTAAAAGAACGTTCAGTCCCGCTGTCCGCTATATCTTTTGTAGTCTCGTTCTTCAAACGAGATCACAAAAGGATATCACTCCCATCGGGGCTAGCGATTACGTTTCTTTTTCATAAGAACCAGGAAAACGAATTCGCAGAAATTTATTGTCTTACAAAATACAAATCACTACCATCGACATAAGATTGTCCTAAAGCCATTTCCCCCTGAGCAGAAACAGAATACGGCCATTTGGAATCAATTTTTTCATAATAATTATTTTACTCGTTCGTATTTTGAAATTAAGCAGTCTCCTATTGCCCAAATCCCTTATAGCGTTTGTTGTTAGCAGTAGGTGTTTTAATTATACTCAAATGTTTCTTTATAAATTAAATTTCTGTTGTTTGTTAAAGTAATTATTCTATTATTTGAATCTAAAGTATTTTGGTAGCCATAATGTGTAAGAGGAAATGTATAATCTGTTTCTTCATAAGGATACGCTTTTTCTATGGCAAAGAAGTTTTTGAAATATGGTTTGTAATCTAATCTTAAAACTCCTATTGATTTAATTAAGTTCATTGGATTTGCTATACTTTTATTGTAATTTAAATATTCAACAAAAACTTCGTTTTGATTTTCTATTGAAACTACATTTCCATTAGTGTCATAATTATATTTATGATTTTTAATATTTCCATTGATGTAGCCATCATTATATTCAATTAAATTTTCATTATTAAATTTAAAATCTGAAATTTTTTGATTTGATTCATTATACAATTCAGCAACATTCCCGTTCCAATTTATATAACAAAATATTTGACCATTTCTTATTTCTTTTATAAGCTTTCCTTGGTTATTGTATTCAAATGTACTTTTGTAATTGAATTGAGGATTTAAATAATTTGTAAAAGTTTCGGATAATACTTTTCCATCACTATCAAAAGTATATTCTTGACTGTATATAGTATCAAAACTTTCAACATCTTCTGCTACAGTATATTTCATTGCAGAAACTTGGATTGCATTTTCGACAACTTCTTCATCATTGTTACAACTAATTAGTAAAATGAAACTGAATAAAATTAGAGTTCTTTTCATTATTTCTATTTTTTGGTTATGTTTCTTCCAATTACTGCTAACTGTCCAATTTGAAAGCAAGAAGATATAATAATTTATTTTACCCTTACGTATTTTGATGTAGAACAGTCAAAACATTCGTCAGTTAAAATCAAATTTTCACCATTAATTTCAATTAAGCGATCAATAAAGTATTCTTGAGTAATGGAAAGTCCTTTGTCTATAACAAGCATTTCTTTTTCACCGCCAAAAATGGATGGTTTAGTTTTTATCAAAAATTGCTGTTCGCGCGACAATTTTCCATTAATATAAATTCTAAGAATAGAACCCGAAAATTCAATTTCTTTTTTTTCATTTAAAGTAGCCTGAGTAGGACCGCCAAAACCCCCAGTCGTAGAAACGCATAACCATCGTCCTTCCAGATTTTTCTCCGTTGTAGTATTGGTATTGGCATTTTTAATGGTGTCTTCGCTACTATTACAGGAAATAAAAATTAGAACAAGAAACAATAAGAAATATTTTTTCATGGGTTAAAATTTATATCGGTTTAACTAATAGATGTAAATTTTGTTAAATGGTTGCGTATGAAGCGGGTGATTTCTTAAAATTATATAATTTATTTGAATTACTTGTTTTGTAAATCACTTTGATAGTGTTTCTAAACTGATAAAACAGCCGGAGTCGGGTCGTTTTCCTTGATTCTGATCTTACATATTTTTTCAATCTCATAAACATTTTCAATTGCCGAAATGTAAAGAATATCCGGTACAAATTTATCTGATTCGTTTTTTCGACTTTGTAGTTTTCCTGTTCTTAATTCGTATTCTAAATCACCAAAATTATTTTTAGCGTTTATTTTCACATTACCGGAAAACTGTTCCCAATCTGTGATAGTTGATTTTCCATTTCGATACTGAATCATTCGGGTTTCTGTTCCAATAAAATAACCTCCTTTTTGAAAAAAGGAATAAACAGAGGAAATGATAAGTCCGACTCCAACGATTACAAACAGGCCTATAATCATACCCGGTACTATCAACTCGCCCAAATCATCCCAGCTTGCCGTAACCGGCACATCGTTGGATGTAAAATGTACTTCTTCATTTTTAAGTAAAGGACCGAAGAAAGCAACAACAAAAATGCTGACAAAAGCACAATAAGCAATGCTGAAAATAAGACGCTCGACTGATTTACCAAGAGGTAAATTTCGTTTTGCTTTTATAGAAAATTCAACTTTTTCATTTTCAATTAGTTTTTTAAGATCGATTGGTAATTCTGTTAAAATCATTTTTTGCGATTTAGTTTTTGGTTGAGGTAAATTCCTGGCTATTATTAAAGTAGAGGTTATTTCATTATTTCAATCGCTCTAAAACTCCTTTGCGTTTGACAATGTTTTTATAATCCCATTGTATTGCTCTTGCTTTTGTGATCCAACGTTCTAAATCTTCTTTAATGATTTGTTCAACTGAAGTATAACGGAATTCAGCTGCTTTAAAAGAACCTTCATTTGCCAATTTTTCTTCCTCAAATGATTGTCCGCTCCAAAAGAGTAAACGAACATTGTTTTTTAGTTTACTGTAACCAACAATTGGATTTCCATCCAGAAACCAAACCGGATGTGCGTGCCAGATTTTATTTTCGGCATCCGGAAGATTTTCATTTATTATTATGGCAAGCTGATTGCAGATTTCTTTATCTGAATCACTTTGAGAATTGTTATAATCTTGTACGGTTGCATTCATCTTAATAAGCTTTTTAGTTTCTTAATTTGTTGAATTTGTTGCTTTTGGTTTAATTCTGAAATTAATGCTTTGAGCTAAATTAATCTTTTTTTTATTACAAAAATTAGGGATAAAAAGAACTTCTTATGAAAATGAGTGTTGCGTGAGGGATAGGAGCTTGCTACCGAAGTAGCACGGATAGCCCGACACCAGCCTGATAAAAGGGCGTATACATATAAAGTAATTTGCCCTTTTATCGGGATGGTGACACGCCCTAATAAAAAATCCGACTTGCTTTCACAAATCGGATTTTGATATTATACCTGAATTCAAATTACAACTGAACTACTTTTCCGGTGTGTACATCATATCGCATAGCAACAATTTTTACCTGATGTTCTTTTACGATTGGATTGTCCTGAATTAACTTTACAGAATGCACGATATTGGCATTAATTGCTCCCAAATAGTTAGTTGCTTTTGGAGTTGTTTTATCGGCATCAATTTCTTCTTTTTCCTGTGAAATCGTTTCAACGATATTATCAATATGATTGAAGTGCTTTTTATAAGAACCATCTTTATCGTTGATGTACGCTTTTATTGCGCCACATTCAGTGTGACCTAAAACAACAATTAATTTGGAGTCTAAATGCTCAACAGCATATTCGATACTTCCCATATCGATATCAGAAATTAGATTTCCGGCATTTCTAATTACGAACAAGTCTCCAATTCCCTGATCAAATACAATTTCAGGTGAAACACGACTGTCTGAGCATGTAATCACAACAGCAAATGGTTTTTGCCCATCCTGATTAGCCAGAACTGTTTTTTTGTTTTGATGCGGATGAACTGATTTTCCGTTTAGGAATCTTTCGTTACCTGTGGTTAATTGTTCTAAAGAAGTTAAGTCTTTCTCTTCTGTTGGCTTGTGTTTTTTGCAGCCAATTACAGAAAAAATGATAAGAGCAAGTATTGCAATCTTTGTTTTCATTTTATGATTTTTTAAATTATGTTTTATTCAGTGTTCTAGCATAGAACCGTGCAAAATTATTTTGCTTTTACATACTAATTAGCCACAGGACGTTTTTATTGTATCAATTAAATCTATTTTTTAAATGAGTTGAAAGTGGCTGAAATATTGGAGACGAATTCTTTTGTGTATTGTCCGGTTGGGTCTAAATCGGGATCTAAAATGGTTATTTCGAGTCCACTTAATTTCTCACTTTGAAATA contains:
- a CDS encoding DUF1801 domain-containing protein, producing the protein MNATVQDYNNSQSDSDKEICNQLAIIINENLPDAENKIWHAHPVWFLDGNPIVGYSKLKNNVRLLFWSGQSFEEEKLANEGSFKAAEFRYTSVEQIIKEDLERWITKARAIQWDYKNIVKRKGVLERLK
- a CDS encoding DUF4180 domain-containing protein, whose amino-acid sequence is MKLETHIINNTRIAEIVSEEILINSIEEGAQLLVDIYYQDFDRIILYEKNIMPLFFDLKNRIAGEILQKFSNFRVRLAIIGDFKKYESKSVKDFIFESNKNRQINFVSNLEEGLERLS
- a CDS encoding NAD(P)H-dependent oxidoreductase, which produces MDHSLKEILWRQFGGSIDMLKNAIEFCPESLWDTEQQFGYNAFHCAFFLDYYLTLDPRGFTPPAPFSLSEFEDRMPERVYTKKEVLTYLEFCREKCRNLIATMTDEIYRSNWENESGTMRYNVVEILLYNMRHVQHHAAQLNLLLRQNIDNAPKWVREAKKQTLLISIMNILLVYSHPSKKSYTFQVLEHLKSKISKQNWNLEISDLYDMNFQSDMSKEEYEREGFAKTELPISNDVLDEHDKIEKADCIIFLYPVWWSDCPAKLKGWFDRVYSVGYAYGQNDTSQKMKIIPFGLVICTAGHPNEFLSEINMAQSMETIMLEDRLGKRFENKEMLILGGTLELEKVMEYHMKQIEEVVQKIKDYFG
- a CDS encoding serine hydrolase, with amino-acid sequence MSSIFRISFFISFVLLFSNYNSFAQKKNYAAQIDSLIKVADPKFNGVILIGQNGKTLYNKAYGFVNFETKKPLKLDSQFEIMSNTRQITAVLIMKEVEQGRINLQAPIKKYLPELKQTWADSVTVHQLLNHTHGIVDLEKPLLFKPGTEFKYGNMGYPFLGKIIEVTTKKSYSEVANAFFKKLKMKNTFCYSKDKIENLVSGYINTKGTFEIVNQTMITKENTPSCGIVSTVGDLAIWNENFHKGKLLKPESYQLMFKYNITAQHNFFGKEKEGYGYGIRIIEKDAVKYVGHTGLGDGFSSINLYFPESDMSLIVLENQMNEDSNLFYASESKIKNILFKSDLLHPKK
- a CDS encoding nuclear transport factor 2 family protein, which encodes MTKKYIAQEFLKLAANGHSHEAFRLYIGENFKHHNAYFKGDANTLMIAMEESSRKNPNKTFKIHHALRDGDLVAVHSCVKQNSTDLGAAVVHIFRFEADKIVELWDLGQAIPKETINENGMF
- a CDS encoding carbonic anhydrase — encoded protein: MKTKIAILALIIFSVIGCKKHKPTEEKDLTSLEQLTTGNERFLNGKSVHPHQNKKTVLANQDGQKPFAVVITCSDSRVSPEIVFDQGIGDLFVIRNAGNLISDIDMGSIEYAVEHLDSKLIVVLGHTECGAIKAYINDKDGSYKKHFNHIDNIVETISQEKEEIDADKTTPKATNYLGAINANIVHSVKLIQDNPIVKEHQVKIVAMRYDVHTGKVVQL
- a CDS encoding DUF1801 domain-containing protein encodes the protein MAKNKTTETETSVIDFINTFVDDAAKRNDTAELITIMQKVTGFEPKMWGPSIIGFGSYHYKYASGHEGDAPLAGFSPRKAAISLYTYLSEENREDLLSKLGKHRAAKGCIYIKKLSDINVEILKEMVSVSVIELQKLYPQK
- a CDS encoding SRPBCC domain-containing protein, yielding MSAQDFTTTLIVEQSPEEVFNAVTNVRGWWSEQIDGNTGKLNDEFDYHYEDVHRCKVKLIEVIPNQKIVWLVEKNYFKFTEDETEWTGTKPTFEISEKDEKTELRFTHVGLVPDYECFDICRDSWTNYIQNSLKKLITTGKGQPNGKDKPQTENERKLSAK
- a CDS encoding nuclear transport factor 2 family protein — its product is MTIEEIIDRQMSAFNNKDIINMMSLYTEDTKIYNFSDYSLVINGKKECEEMFVRLFEQSPDLNAEFIKTIYFNNKAIVHEYVYGRNGINEKKEQVVIFEIQDEKISRMDIMRE